One Styela clava chromosome 4, kaStyClav1.hap1.2, whole genome shotgun sequence genomic window, aaaagactttatggacaccatgtATTACGGATACTTACAGGACTCTTGCCTAGCAGCTCTCTGATAAAATGCTACCTCACAATACAAAGGACCATTGCCGTGAGGTTCCTGGAAAATTGAGATACACACATATAAAACTAACCCTCAAAACAGTAaggaatattaaatattgaacagTTGATAATGATTAGGTACCAATAAAAACCGccaataatttatatttataattttgcaataaatgAAACTTGAATTCGCTGAATCACACAAAGCATACTTTTCCTTCAAAACTATCACCCGAAAGCTGTGTATTAGATGAGTTTGAGCACTTTACCCAAATCAGCGTGGTTCACTCCATTCCATGGCAAATTAGGTTATCATGATACCAGAAGGGACGCTTTTGGCAATACTTAGGTTTATTAATCAAATTTAAGTAAGGTAAAATTCCACATACCACTTTTATCACATAGTTTGCTTTATCTTTTCCGATACATTTTTTGTCTTCATCAGCTGTATAAAAGAAAACATCAATCAATTAGTACTTGTATGTCaatatgaaataacaaattcaattgcttaaattaaatatttggaCATATTGTAATCAACAGATGGAAACTTCctaatttaattcaaatcaCATAGAAACAAATATTACAAGAAACTTTTCTGTTGTTTAAAAAacttaattattttcaaacagcAGGGCCTTTACACTGTAACAAATGCGAAATTAATTAAGCTTTTTCATGTAATTTACTCAATTTTCGAACAGAGCATgtaaaaaagagaaaattacATCATTTCGAATAACGTTtgacaaataatattatttttttcatcaatacTAACATTTCGCCATTTTTTTCCACGTATAGATTATAATGATATTATTACCTAAGTAAATGAGTCCAAATCCTCCAGAACCAATTGGTTCTCCAAGATACCATAACTTTTTTCTCAAATCTTTTAATTCAGTTCCTTTTGCTATTGTTGTTGCAAGTTGGTAGTTTGTTGCAGCTTTACCACGGCCTTTACCTTTTGCAGGCATGGTGGTATTCTATCGATTATTATTTATTCCTTTCTTATATAGCATACATTAGTAAGTATTATTGAAGTTaactaatttaaatataaataacaattgTTAACACAAAAAGTTTTGTCAGATAATTAAAGAAAATTCCCACATTGTCACACACAAGTGAAATATTGCACAATGTAAGACAACGTTGGGCTGTTTATATATCTAATCACTTGTAATTTACGAACATAATGGTGGCAGAAAATTGCACtaatatgataaaataaaaacaatctttaattttcatatatattgaatactaattctcatttatttatttctccaATAGCTATGGACGGTGTATGTCAAGGCGTTGTGCTCTACAAAACTATcataaaaatatagtaaaataagTAGATTCAAGTATAAAATTATGTTACTCATAAAATCAacacaaataatttgaattacaCCTGCCAATACTTCGGCACAAAACTGTCTAGGATTTATAATGGTTATTTCAGATGAGTATCATACATTTTTTGATGAGTTTTTGTGACCTCGGTACCCACTTATTAAGTTCACAATCGCAATTAAGAATGACAAGTCAAAAACATAACActgatattttaattaaattaaaagaaTTCAATAATAGTTAAAGAGAAGCTTGACAGTTGTGCCAGAAGTCACCCTCCTTTAGGCCAACTTTGTTTTCTTTCAGCAGTTTCCTCAGATGATTGTTAACATTGATATCAGCTGGGCCATAAAGATGTTCTGGTATATCGTATATAATTTTCACAATGTCAAGGCTTTTGAGGGGCCCAGACGAATCTTTCAGAGCTGATATTATTTGGCTTTCCCTTTCATTCCTGTGGCTGATGTAATATTGAACATATTCTATTGGATTCTCAAGAACTGGGCCATGACCGGGGTATATTTTTCCAGGTTTAAGACTCAAAATGAAATCGAGAGACTTCATGTAGTCATAAAGATCTTCAAAAACAGCAGTGCCTTCACCGAGCACACAATCACCAGAAAACACATTATTTTCCTCAATTAACTGAAGTATAATATGGTCATCTGTATGGCCAGGTGTATGGTATACTTTCAATGTTGCACCTTCTGTATTTATTGTTGAAGCATTTTCAACAAAAGAATATTTAGAATCAGTGTTTGGAGGTGTTTCACTTTCCCAGCCATCAATACCTCGCCCGAATTTATATAGCGGAACATTTTGTCCACTAGAAATAACATCCCTTTCAATGTCAGCTATACCCCCGATATGATCCATATGATAATGAGTAAGAACAATTCCTTCAATACTGacgttaaattttttcaaagtagacttcaaatttgaaatgtaaTCAGGCACACTTGGATTACCAGTATCGATTAAAATACGTTTTCTGCCAGTGCCAACAATGTAAGTGTTTGTGCCCTGTAAAGTCATTGGAGACGGATTGCATCCCAGAACACGAATTACTCTGCTTGACAGTTGCTCAATCTTAGGTATGACTgaagacattttttattatcttttataCAGTATGATTCTGTTTTACCATATACAGTAATATTTGTATACCTTAAATGAAAAAGAAGAATTACCCGATAACAGAAATATGGTAAATTGGTAATTAATCATCCATATCTAcatattgctgtattgtatTCAATGTATTGGTTGTAATATTTAAggtcatataaaatataataacacttGGGCTTTGCAGTTTCGTGTGGaaatcatataaaatttcaaaatattcaactgattcccaaatttaaaatcttttttaaaaattgtaacaTATATGTTAGCTGCTTGtgtataaatttaaaaacttggATCAATATATAAGAGACAAGAGGTCAGGAGGCGGATTAATATAACCTTATGGTGCCCTAATCCCTTAGATATAcactaacaaaataaaaacagaaaactGGTTATTCTATTGGCAGACTGGCATTTCTGTTTAAACAATAAACCGAGTCATATATCAGTATAatgtatatacagatataaagTACTTTTgagcttatatttttttctatcagtaatatctgaatatttccACTATAAGCAAAGGTCTAAGACCTTGCTTGAATCAAGCTCATATTGCAGTACCGGTACTGTCTTATAAAACATAACCATGAGGCTGTGAGGCAGTAAGGAAATGAACTGAACGACATTTCACACCATCCTCTTTTTCGGAATTTGTTACAAGTGAACATGTCACTGTTTTTTGAGAACGTTGAATTTACCGCGGCCTGTCCGACCGCTAGCAAATTACAAAATTATAGATATGTAAATCTGTCCGGCCTCTAGCAAATTACAAAATTATAGATGGgtaaaatactaaaataccCGGTactggtaccgtaccggtatagGCCATAAGAATGAGTTAAAATAACTTGACCCCTTTGCGGCTGTGGCTTCAGTTGACGACTGCACGGATATAATGTAAACAGACTCATACAGACGATTTAtgacagttttaaaaaaaatgtaactaGGTGCCGAGTCGACAGCTCCTTGCTTCTGTGCTTTGTATCGCTGATACAGACGGATTTGCACCATTTGGCGCCGAAAACCAGTGACGCATAGCTCGTTTATCACCGATCATTTGAAACCAGGGGTACATAAATGAATATCGGTAACTTAATGGAATATTaacgaaaaaattaatttaaaaacaagaGGGTGGTACTACTAACATTAAAgggtaaaataaatatgttatataaaGGCTACTATAAAAACTTCCATCCGCTATTTCATTCATATTACTGTATCATCTCAACGACTAGTTTCGATTatacttttgaaaaaaatgacaaaagttTTGGCAATTGCTACGTATTTGTCACGTGGTTCTGTCTGCTTTAAGCAGTCGGTCGCCTTGGTGACGTATTCTGTGTTATTGTTTAATGGAAATCCCCTCACTGCCTTGCATGTTGTTTATGTATCCAATGGTGCAATATGAGTAAAATTTGTACACAATATCATGTATTCATTTACTGTGCCGTAATAACTGTAATGAGGTTAGGTATACAATAGATGAGGTATAATGGCAGGGTTGCCTTTACTTATTCCCGTCaaattcatttctttttttgctTGTCCAGCGCTCTTATGAATGAAGTTGATGTAGCTAATA contains:
- the LOC120327218 gene encoding endoribonuclease LACTB2-like, which produces MSSVIPKIEQLSSRVIRVLGCNPSPMTLQGTNTYIVGTGRKRILIDTGNPSVPDYISNLKSTLKKFNVSIEGIVLTHYHMDHIGGIADIERDVISSGQNVPLYKFGRGIDGWESETPPNTDSKYSFVENASTINTEGATLKVYHTPGHTDDHIILQLIEENNVFSGDCVLGEGTAVFEDLYDYMKSLDFILSLKPGKIYPGHGPVLENPIEYVQYYISHRNERESQIISALKDSSGPLKSLDIVKIIYDIPEHLYGPADINVNNHLRKLLKENKVGLKEGDFWHNCQASL